The following are from one region of the Streptomyces changanensis genome:
- a CDS encoding helix-turn-helix domain-containing protein, producing MASPPLAVSPAEAAPVLDLLTVPQVMVRLQLGRSAVYDLLRSGQLASITLGRARRIPTHALTDFIHTRLDQEAAA from the coding sequence ATGGCCTCGCCTCCGCTCGCTGTTTCCCCTGCGGAGGCGGCACCGGTACTGGACCTGCTCACGGTGCCCCAGGTGATGGTCCGCCTCCAGCTCGGCCGCTCCGCCGTCTACGACCTCCTCCGCTCCGGCCAACTCGCCTCGATCACCCTCGGCCGCGCCCGCCGCATCCCCACCCACGCCCTCACCGACTTCATCCACACCCGCCTCGACCAGGAAGCCGCCGCCTGA
- a CDS encoding replication initiator, translated as MVTLDLRHVASPAVRDLLHLVNHPDFDRAQQQIERLGGCAEPIRLTGQTTTVDTTTGEALRAYTSSDEPTGSLLTTCGNRRSSRCPACSRLYAADTYHLIRAGLSGGKTVPDTVRTHPRVFATLTAPSFGPVHNRPTTPGGDIRPCRCHQLHGPTDALLGTPLNPATYDYAGAVLFNAHASALWARFTIYLRREIAARLGLTQKAARAVLRISFAKVAEYQKRGLVHFHAVIRLDGPDGNTTPPPPSATVTVLTDAIRAAARRVRVALTSDAIGERELTWGTQLDVREIAAFGTDAELTDQAVAAYVAKYATKSADASGTLDHALFCRPCQGRGATLLPHGTPLPCTACDGTGQARPLPRLAVARHVRQMIRTCWELGRLPEFTGLKLWKWAHMLGFRGHFSTKSRRYSTTLGALRDARRTWRTEQARTHAGLPESDPTTTLVVSHWDYLGSGYSPGAALLAAHVWHRRELERQFAAEGGC; from the coding sequence ATGGTCACCCTGGACCTGCGCCACGTGGCAAGCCCCGCCGTACGGGACCTGCTCCACCTCGTCAACCACCCCGACTTCGACCGCGCACAGCAGCAGATCGAACGCCTCGGCGGCTGCGCCGAACCCATCCGCCTGACCGGACAGACCACCACCGTCGACACCACGACCGGCGAAGCCCTTCGTGCCTATACCTCCTCCGACGAGCCGACGGGCAGCCTGCTCACCACGTGCGGCAACCGCCGCTCCTCCCGTTGCCCGGCCTGCTCCCGCCTCTACGCCGCCGACACCTACCACCTCATCCGCGCCGGCCTCTCCGGCGGCAAGACCGTGCCCGACACCGTCCGCACCCACCCCCGCGTCTTCGCCACCCTCACCGCACCCTCCTTCGGCCCCGTCCACAACCGCCCCACCACCCCCGGCGGCGACATCAGGCCCTGCCGCTGTCACCAGCTCCACGGACCCACGGACGCCCTACTGGGCACGCCGCTGAACCCGGCGACGTACGACTACGCGGGTGCGGTCCTGTTCAACGCCCACGCCTCCGCTCTGTGGGCCCGCTTCACCATCTACCTGCGCCGCGAGATCGCCGCCCGGCTCGGCCTCACCCAGAAGGCCGCCCGCGCCGTGCTGCGGATCTCCTTCGCCAAAGTCGCCGAGTACCAAAAGCGCGGCCTGGTCCACTTCCACGCCGTCATCCGGCTCGACGGCCCCGACGGCAACACCACGCCCCCGCCCCCGTCTGCCACCGTCACCGTGCTCACGGACGCCATCCGGGCCGCAGCCCGCCGTGTCCGAGTGGCCCTCACGTCGGACGCGATCGGGGAGCGCGAACTCACCTGGGGAACACAGCTCGACGTGCGCGAGATCGCCGCCTTCGGCACTGACGCCGAACTCACCGACCAGGCCGTGGCCGCCTACGTGGCCAAGTACGCCACCAAGTCCGCCGACGCCTCCGGCACCCTCGATCACGCCCTGTTCTGCCGCCCCTGCCAGGGACGCGGCGCCACCCTCCTGCCTCATGGAACCCCGCTCCCGTGCACCGCTTGTGACGGCACCGGGCAGGCCCGTCCCCTGCCCCGGCTCGCCGTCGCCCGGCATGTGCGGCAGATGATCCGCACCTGCTGGGAGTTGGGCAGGCTGCCGGAATTCACCGGCCTCAAGCTCTGGAAGTGGGCGCACATGCTCGGCTTCCGGGGCCACTTCTCCACCAAATCCCGCCGCTACTCCACCACCCTCGGCGCGCTGCGCGACGCCCGCCGCACCTGGCGCACCGAACAGGCCCGCACCCACGCCGGCCTGCCCGAGTCCGACCCGACCACCACGCTCGTCGTCAGCCACTGGGACTACCTCGGCTCGGGCTACAGCCCCGGCGCCGCACTCCTCGCCGCACACGTCTGGCACCGCAGGGAACTGGAACGACAGTTCGCGGCCGAAGGAGGCTGTTGA
- a CDS encoding tyrosine-type recombinase/integrase, translating into MTMPRDTPASRRARANGDGTVYQRKDRRWEAAGYVLAPGNTRKRIRVYGTTRKEALSKLTEKIAASNRGLPIPSAQGSVAAYLTYWLDAVAVHQLRENTHTRYTAVTRLYLIPGLGRKKLAKLTAKDVRTWLNQLRATCQCCTRGLDTARHQPLCCAAGTCCSKRLSPLTLAYVHSVLKSALEHAVREEEIPRNVARNVRTGTPRPRRFEPLTADEARTFLAATSGHRLQPLFELALHTGLRKGELLGLRWEDLDLAGGTASIRRTLQRTNSGGLTALPTKTKSSERRIVLPTPCQRSLEQHRDRQLQEREAVGTAWQDSGYVFTRPDGAPIEGSTLTRHFNTLLRQARLRRIRFHDLRHSTATLLLEQGVELVVIKELLGHAHIGVTATVYAHVRLRLQRDAINLLGLALRAPADTGNRPDDGNEPPLCAAPVR; encoded by the coding sequence ATGACCATGCCCCGCGACACCCCCGCCTCCCGCCGTGCCCGCGCCAACGGCGACGGAACCGTCTACCAGCGCAAGGACCGCCGCTGGGAAGCCGCCGGATACGTCCTCGCCCCCGGCAACACCCGCAAGCGCATCCGCGTCTACGGCACCACCCGCAAGGAGGCCCTGTCCAAGCTCACCGAGAAGATCGCCGCCAGCAACCGCGGCCTCCCCATTCCGTCCGCGCAGGGCAGCGTGGCCGCGTACCTGACGTACTGGCTCGACGCTGTCGCTGTCCACCAGCTCCGCGAGAACACCCACACCCGCTACACCGCCGTCACCCGGCTCTACCTCATCCCCGGCCTCGGACGGAAGAAGCTCGCCAAGCTCACCGCCAAAGACGTCCGCACCTGGCTCAACCAACTCCGCGCCACCTGCCAGTGTTGCACCCGCGGCCTCGACACCGCCCGCCACCAACCCCTCTGCTGCGCCGCCGGAACGTGCTGCTCCAAGCGGCTCTCACCCCTGACCCTGGCCTACGTGCACTCCGTGCTCAAGTCCGCCCTGGAGCACGCGGTGCGCGAGGAGGAGATCCCGCGCAACGTCGCCCGCAACGTCCGCACCGGCACACCCCGACCCCGCCGCTTCGAACCCCTCACTGCCGACGAAGCGCGCACGTTCTTGGCCGCGACGAGCGGTCACCGGTTGCAGCCGCTGTTCGAGCTTGCCCTGCATACCGGGCTCCGCAAGGGCGAACTCCTCGGCCTGCGCTGGGAAGACCTCGACCTGGCCGGCGGAACCGCCAGTATCAGACGCACTCTCCAGCGCACCAACTCCGGCGGCCTGACCGCCCTCCCGACGAAGACCAAGAGCTCGGAGCGGCGCATCGTCCTGCCGACGCCGTGCCAGCGCTCCCTCGAACAGCACCGCGACCGGCAACTCCAGGAACGTGAGGCGGTGGGGACGGCCTGGCAGGACAGCGGCTACGTCTTCACCCGCCCCGACGGCGCCCCGATCGAAGGGTCCACCCTCACCCGGCACTTCAACACCCTGCTCCGCCAGGCCAGACTCCGCCGCATCCGGTTCCACGACCTCCGCCACTCGACCGCCACCCTCCTCCTGGAACAGGGAGTGGAACTCGTCGTGATCAAGGAGCTGTTGGGCCACGCCCACATCGGCGTCACCGCCACCGTCTACGCCCACGTCCGGCTCCGCCTCCAGCGCGACGCCATCAACCTCCTCGGACTCGCCCTCCGCGCTCCCGCTGACACCGGAAACCGGCCCGACGACGGTAACGAACCGCCGCTCTGCGCAGCCCCCGTCCGCTGA
- a CDS encoding DUF2637 domain-containing protein, giving the protein MAEERFTRRTVTVVMAVIAALAFVFSFGNVWALALRLGVPHPIAPLIAPMVDLSVVGLLVALRFLALRGVPKAELKAGTRLLHLCGLLTLALNTAEPLLAGRYGRACLDTVAPLLLLGWGHVGPAFLAQFHTHTRPNLHLEATAATLATEPVPDVAPSPESAPPTPAPQIAASLIEELEPAPAAAPPVAVTTTGRPASGPALPAALLDAARRIADTHRAEHGTPITAAHLGTRMGIALPVATTALAQL; this is encoded by the coding sequence ATGGCGGAGGAACGGTTCACCCGGCGCACCGTGACCGTGGTCATGGCGGTTATCGCGGCCCTGGCCTTCGTCTTCTCCTTCGGCAACGTCTGGGCCCTCGCCCTGCGGCTCGGCGTCCCCCACCCGATCGCGCCACTGATCGCCCCCATGGTCGACCTGTCCGTCGTCGGGCTCCTGGTCGCCCTGCGCTTCCTCGCTCTGCGCGGCGTCCCCAAGGCGGAGCTGAAGGCCGGCACCCGGCTGCTGCACCTGTGCGGCCTGCTCACCCTCGCGCTGAACACCGCCGAACCGCTGTTGGCCGGACGCTACGGACGGGCCTGCCTGGACACCGTCGCCCCGCTCCTGCTCCTCGGCTGGGGCCACGTCGGCCCCGCCTTCCTCGCCCAGTTCCACACCCACACCCGCCCCAACCTGCACCTGGAGGCCACCGCCGCCACCCTTGCCACCGAGCCGGTGCCCGACGTCGCACCATCACCCGAATCGGCACCCCCGACGCCCGCCCCGCAGATCGCCGCCTCCCTGATCGAGGAGCTGGAGCCCGCTCCGGCCGCCGCTCCGCCGGTCGCCGTCACCACGACGGGCCGACCCGCTTCCGGCCCTGCCCTTCCGGCCGCCCTGCTGGACGCGGCCCGGCGCATCGCGGACACCCACCGCGCCGAGCACGGAACACCGATCACCGCCGCTCACCTGGGCACACGCATGGGCATCGCCCTGCCGGTGGCCACCACCGCACTCGCTCAGCTCTGA